Within the Oncorhynchus clarkii lewisi isolate Uvic-CL-2024 unplaced genomic scaffold, UVic_Ocla_1.0 unplaced_contig_13723_pilon_pilon, whole genome shotgun sequence genome, the region CAGTATTCCTTGCCTGTGAACTCACAGCGTTTGCTCTTGCTTTCCCCATCCATGGCTACACTCTCTGGCTCATCACCGGCTCCGCCTCCATCGCCACGGAGATCTTCATTTTCAACATGGCTGTCCTAGAGATTGGCTACAGTCTGTTCATCCCGCTAGCCGATGCTGTCTACGTCCTCACAACATATCAAAGCCACTTCAGAGTCATCGCCTACAccgcctctcttctcctcttcagcCGTCCCGTGTTCCAGTGctgcatctgtgtggagcgctacctggcggtggtccacCCTGTGGTCTTCCTGAAGTACAAACCCTTAAGGTACAGGGTAGGGTGGGCGGCCGGGGCCTGGGGGGTCACGCTGATGTTCACCGGTACGGCTGTTTCCCTCTACGCACCTCAGTTCCCCATCCACTGCTTCATCACCTACATCCTGCTCTTCCTATTCGTCGATCTATTCTGCAGCCTCTCCATCCTCCGTGTCCTGAAGCGCCCAAAACTGgggcagggagagatggagagaagaggaggaggggaaaaggAGAAAGAAGGGATGAACGCCATGAAGAAGAGAGCATTCATGATTGTCTCTGTCGTCATGACCACAATGTTGATCAACAACATTCTCACAGCGGTCATTTACCTTCTGTGCGACTTCATCGCACCCAAGGTGTTCTGCCTGCTCGATGCCTTCAACATGTTACTCCTGGTGTTATGTGGATTGGTACAGCCCCTCTTCTACCTGCACAGAAGTAGGAAACTACCCTGTTGCCTCAGGGGCCAGTGAGTGAGAGGTGGCACAACCATAGAAGATGGCCGCTGGTCCACCCATCACAGACTATTGAGTTGATTGTGAATGTGCTTTCTAGTTATTATGTTTTGATAAAAACATATATCTATCCCTATGTTGATGAATTTTTTCAAATGCAATCCGTTTTCCAACGCTAAACAGTGTGTGGAATTAAGAGATAATTCAACTATACTGTAGGTAGTGAATATACGACTGGCAGATTGTGCATGGTTCAGAATGGCAGTCACACTAACCCTGCTTTGCCTAACCTTAACACTTAAGCTAACCGTAagcctaaccataacccctaaccttagCCCTGAAGTTGACCAATTCTAACCTCTGGTCCTGTGTGGCTGAGTTGGTAGGGCAGTGAACCTGCAAGGCTGTGGGTTTGAGTCCCATGGGGAACCGGTATGAAAAAAAAGTATGTACTCACAACTGTAATCTGTCTGGAATAGAGAATCTACTAAAATTTGAACTATGTCTTCTTTTCTGTTGTGTTTTTTTGACCACGTCACATGGTTAGGAAGTCTCCTATCCCAAGCTACTGAATAGGTGCTGTCATTTAAGCCTTTTTCACATTGATAAATCAAATCTTTTGCATATCTGATTTGAATCTGTtcttttcctgcagtctgaatgGCCAAACAGCAGATATTTCAAGCCAAATTTTAGACCACCTTCATAGGTGATAAAAAAACTGATTTCATGCCATGCGACTGTCTGaataatcaaattgtattgacAGTTTGACAAATCTGACAAATTTGACAAATCTGTTGACAGttttgacaagaacatgtggttGCTAACTAGCTTGGTAACTGTTCACCAAAAAAATTGTGAACGTGCTACAAAGCTGACCAGCCTACATAGCTAACTGTGGCTTGCCAAAAAGGACTTGTTCTGAAAGTTGGACCATCTtatcctttgaggctttaaaaGTGTTCTGAAGCtttgattttgaacattcaaagcagCTGGGACACATCCATGGCAGGAATTGTTATCACCTTAGTTTGTCACATAACTTCAAAGGAAGCAGGGCACCAATCAGTCTataccactgcacacacacacacacacacacacacacacacacacacacacacacacacacacacatacacacacacacctgtggttACTATGATAATTAGCGTAGAAATTACTGCTGGTCACTTGTCACTTGTAACTTGTAACTTGTTGTTTGGACAGTCAGTGTTCTAAAACAGATTTGAAAACAAACTGATTTGCTTATTAAGGCCTGctgtgtgaacaaggctttacaAAACCTTCTAAATCAATCAAATACCCTGTATGGACATTAGGTCCTGACAAACGTTCATTTGCGTAGGTGTAATGACCTGCTGCACCTGTTTGTGACTTACAGGTGTTCAAGCTGGGACTAATAGACCTGACTTATGTTCAGGACACACCAAATGGAAATTGTTTTGAAtgaggttcaaatcaaatcaacctgTATTGGCAacatacacgtgtttagtagatgttattgcaggtagcgaaatgcttgtgtttctagctccgactgtgtagtaatatctaacaagaaacaactaacaatttcacaacatatacctattcgcacaaatctaagtaaaggaatgtaattgagaatatataaatatatggacgagcaaggTCAGAGCTGCATAGACTAagaacagtagaatagtatagaatacagtatatagatatgagatgagtaatgcaagatatgtaaagaTTAGTAAAGTGACTAGTCTTCCATTTATGAacgtggccagtgatttcaagtctatgtatataggcagcagcctctatgtgCTAGTGATGACTATCATTCAGATGGCCTTGAgaaataagctgtttttcagtttctctgtatcagctttgatgcacctgtaccgacCTTGCCTTCTGAATGataacagggtgaacaggcagtgactcgggtggttgttgtccttgatgatctttatggctgCATTGAGACATCgggtaggtgtcctggagggcaggtagtttgcccccggtgatgcattgggcagactgcaccacaccctggagagccttgcggttgcgggcggCGCAGTTGCCTTACAAAGCAATGATACAGCCcgataggatgctctcaattgtgcatctgtaaatgtttgtgagggttttaggtgccaaaccACATTTCTTCAgtcttctgaggttgaagaggctttgttgcgccttcttcactacaCAATCTGTttgtgtggaccatttcagtttgtcagtgatgtgtacagttgaggacttgtgaggcgtctgtttttcaaactagacactaatgtacctgacctcttgctcagtt harbors:
- the LOC139399889 gene encoding uracil nucleotide/cysteinyl leukotriene receptor-like, whose amino-acid sequence is MNFTEVNSSSLNLSHTEELNFHWEYCKDLTSVFLACELTAFALAFPIHGYTLWLITGSASIATEIFIFNMAVLEIGYSLFIPLADAVYVLTTYQSHFRVIAYTASLLLFSRPVFQCCICVERYLAVVHPVVFLKYKPLRYRVGWAAGAWGVTLMFTGTAVSLYAPQFPIHCFITYILLFLFVDLFCSLSILRVLKRPKLGQGEMERRGGGEKEKEGMNAMKKRAFMIVSVVMTTMLINNILTAVIYLLCDFIAPKVFCLLDAFNMLLLVLCGLVQPLFYLHRSRKLPCCLRGQ